Proteins encoded together in one Benincasa hispida cultivar B227 chromosome 1, ASM972705v1, whole genome shotgun sequence window:
- the LOC120073223 gene encoding serine/threonine-protein phosphatase 4 regulatory subunit 3-like isoform X3, with amino-acid sequence MLVQEFLKKLTDLFRVCEDLENTNGLHTIFKIVRGIVMLNSPQIFDKLFCDELIMDVIGSLEYDPEVPHTRQFRNFLKEHVVFKEAIPIKDPHVLSKIHQTYRVGYLKDVVLTRMLDDSMVANLNSIIHANNAVVVTSLKDDSTFIQELLARLRSSSTSDNSKKDLVYFLHEFCCSSKSLQMVQQLRLFRDLVSEGIFDIITDVLQSQDKKLVLTGTDILILFLNQDPTLLRTHVVQQEGSPLFGLLVKGMVTDFGDNMHCQFLEILRNLLDTYALPGVQRDTIIEIFYEKHLGQLIDIITASCPTEGFQSAKKIEGAGGSLGDTNSVKPEILSNICELLCFCILQHPYRIKSNFLLNNVIDKVVLLTQRREKYLVVAAVRFIRTVLSRHDEHLINYFVKNSTLKPIIDAFVANGSRYNLLNSAVLELLEFIRKENLKLLVRYIIDSFWNQLSKFENLSSIQALKVKYEQCLENCEMKGTLNTSDPRKRNDERAPEKEEEDYFNGDSDEEDTASASVAPKQNVESHPALSNGVATNYPPASLRSGGLVDYDDDEDDEDYRPPQRKQPDTSDEDNEVMEALRHKRKLASQEEPEMAKKQRPIKKCKPKDGVFASLCTTLSQAVLPGKKTTNTTQTSLCTSYENKSLGEENHETSPVISSSSSDSSSSNSDDESCREKESKASIRYSVSNSSVMHITSENRQLGGDDYPLIPAKSSPEMTVNGSLS; translated from the exons ACGATCCTGAGGTTCCACATACTCGGCAATTTCGTAATTTCTTGAAAGAGCACGTGGTATTTAAGGAG GCTATTCCCATTAAGGACCCCCATGTTCTGTCTAAAATACATCAGACATATAGAGTTGGCTATTTAAAG GATGTTGTTTTGACACGAATGTTGGATGACTCCATGGTTGCTAATCTGAATTCTATAATTCATGCCAACAATGCAGTG GTTGTTACTTCATTGAAGGACGACAGTACCTTCATTCAGGAATTGTTGGCTAGGTTGAGATCCTCCTCCACATCTGATAACTCTAAAAAAGACTTA GTTTATTTTCTGCATGAGTTTTGTTGCTCAAGCAAAAGCCTACAAATGGTACAACAGCTTCGATTGTTCAG GGATCTTGTGAGTGAAGGTATCTTTGATATCATTACTGATGTACTACAGAGTCAAGACAAAAAACTTGTCTTAACAGG GACAGATATCCTCATTCTTTTCTTGAATCAGGATCCAACTCTTTTGCGTACTCATGTTGTTCAACAGGAGGGATCTCCACTCTTTGGACTGCTG GTTAAAGGTATGGTAACAGATTTCGGGGACAACATGCACTGCCAGTTTCTTGAAATTCTTCGCAATCTATTGGATACTTATGCATTGCCTGGTGTCCAG aGAGATACAATTATTGAGATTTTCTATGAGAAGCATTTGGGCCAATTAATAGATATTATAACAGCATCATGTCCTACAGAAGGTTTTCAATCAGCCAAGAAAATTGAAGGTGCTGGTGGAAGTCTTGGAGATACAAATAGCGTGAAGCCTGAGATTTTGTCAAACATATGCGAATTACTTTGCTTTTGTATTCTCCAACACCCATATAGAATAAA GTCTAATTTTCTCCTAAATAATGTGATAGATAAAGTGGTGCTATTAACACAACGGAGGGAAAAATACTTGGTTGTTGCGGCAGTTCGATTTATTCGTACTGTTCTTTCACGCCAT GATGAACATCTGATAAATTATTTTGTCAAGAACAGCACTCTCAAACCTATCATAGATGCTTTTGTTGCTAACGGAAGTCGGTATAATCTGCTTAATTCTGCTGTCTTAGAACTTCTCGAGTTTATCAGGAAG GAAAATTTGAAGTTATTGGttagatatataattgattCCTTCTGGAATCAGTTgtccaaatttgaaaatttgtctTCCATTCAAGCTTTAAAAGTTAAATATGAGCAG TGCCTTGAAAATTGTGAAATGAAAGGCACTTTGAACACATCAGATCCTCGAAAAAGAAATGATGAGCGTGCTCCAGAGAAAGAAGAGGAAGACTATTTCAATGGGGACAG TGATGAAGAGGATACTGCATCTGCATCTGTTGCTCCCAAACAGAATGTAGAGTCTCATCCTGCTTTATCTAATGGCGTTGCTACAAATTACCCACCAGCAAG TCTTAGGTCAGGTGGTTTAGTTGATTATGATGATGACGAGGATGATGAAGACTACAGACCCCCCCAGAGGAAACAACCTGACACTTCAGACGAAGACAATGAAGTGATGGAAGCACTCAGGCATAAGCGGAAGTTGGCTTCTCAAGAGGAACCTGAGATGGCCAAGAAGCAGCGACCAATCAAGAAGTGCAAGCCAAAAGATGGTGTATTTGCTTCCTTATGTACCACATTAAGTCAGGCCGTCTTACCTGGTAAGAAGACGACAAACACTACTCAAACCAGTCTCTGCACGTCTTATGAGAACAAAAGCTTAGGTGAAGAAAATCACGAGACAAGTCCTGTTATTTCTAGCAGCTCTTCTGATAGTAGTAGCAGCAATTCTGATGATGAAAGTTGCAGGGAAAAGGAATCTAAAGCTTCTATAAGGTACTCCGTCTCCAACAGTAGTGTCATGCATATTACTTCAGAAAACCGTCAGTTAGGTGGGGACGACTATCCATTGATACCGGCAAAATCCTCACCCGAAATGACTGTGAATGGATCTTTGAGTTAG